CAGCAGGCGCCTTGCTACACACCAACTTACTGGAAGTACTGGTCTGCCCCGATGGGCGATGAGGGGTTTGTCACCTTCACTGGCCCACAGACGAGGTGTTtctgaaagagagaggagaggccAGAGCTGGGGTCAAAGTCTCAGAAGCTCCACCAAAACGCAGTGCAGGAGAACCGGGCTAAAACCAGCTCTGTTCTAGCTGTGTCCCCGCAGTCTTCTCCTGCCCCTTCTTTAGTGCTGAAATCCCAAGGGCAGAGGCTGCTCCACCACCTGGGCAAGAGCGTGGAGGGGCTGCCAAGGGAAAGGGAAGCCTCACAAGGGGGCAAGGCTGGGCCTCAGCATTCGCTGCGGGGATTGAAGGGGGCTGGCTGAGCATGAGGATGCTGGGGGCCACAGTGAGGAGGGTTGGAGGTTCCTCACCTGCAAAGCTGTGTGGGCTCCTGGATCCAAAATCCTCCAGAGCAgatccagctgctgctgctggaattCCTCCTCGCAGCTCACCACATGCAcgatgctgcagcagctcccctggcctccagcctgcagcagagcacagcagggagctCAAATGCTATCGCGTGACAAAAGGGAACGACATCTGGAAAGTGAGAGGCAGGCAGCGCCGCAGGGTTACTCACCATGCACTGCACAACGgcttgctgcagctcagccagggACCGCAGCTTCCCCTCCGTCACTGAAAGAAGGAAGGACAGTCAGAGTGGGACACGAGGGTTCGCCACCCCCCCACCATCCTGCACCATCAGGTCTGCCCCAGGCTGTCTGCGTTTCTGGCTCAAACCAGACTGAAGGGGAATAAGAGGAGAAGGCAATTTGGATCTAAAACCcccttattttctgtaaaaacaattggaaaaaaaaggaaacaggcCTGTTTGCAGCCATTCGCCCCCCCGCTGTCACACTAGAGGTGCTGTACATGTGAGGCTTACCAAGAAGCACGTCTAGATTGGGGTCGTAGCCCACCAAGCCCTGCTGCTCCACGAAGCTCTTCAGGTGGACTTTACAGATGACATCCTCCAGCAGCGCGGCTGTGCCCGGCCCCTGCTCACAGGCTGTGGCACAGGGGGACCGGCCCAGCGCTCGCTTCAAGTCTGAGACGGTGTCAGGGAGGGCCGAGCCACCGGAGCCGGAGGGCCAGTCGACGCGGAGCTGCCGCAGGACCTCCCGGCTCCCCTCCTCGGCGAGGGCAGGGACCAGGCGGACGCCGACCCTGCGAGAGAGGGAGAGGCGGGCGCTGGCAGCGCAGGGCCGGGCGGCAGGGCGAGAGCGAGGGCGAGGCACTCACCCCTGGGCTCGCAGCAGCTGGGCCAGGTGGTCGGCCAGCAGGAGGGGACGGAGGTGGCGGGGCCgcagggcggcggggccgtgcAGGGCCGGGCAGTGCAGCACCACCCACCCCGCCTGCGCCCCCGCGCaagggccgggccgggcaggggccCCAGCAGGCTCCGGAAGGCCTCGGGGCGCCGCACCCGCACCGCCAGCCCCGCCGGCGTCTCCTGGCAGCCCTGCACCGACAGCACCCCCGGGCCTCCCAATGACGTCACGCCCGCCACGACGTCAGCGGGCACCTGCCGGGCGAGAAGGCGAGGAGTCAGTCCCCTTGGCCGCACGTGGACCGGCGCAGGCCCCGCCCCCGGTTCCGCCCCCTCCGCGCAGGCCCCGCCCCTGGCCGCGGCCTACCCGCGCCGCCGCGGCTTACCTGCCCCTCGGGGAAGGCGGCGCTCAGCGCGGCCCGCGGCGCCAGGAAGTCCCGGTGCCGCAGGTTGCGGGCGCCGCTCTCCTTCACCCAGAGCGCGGCGGGACGCCCCAGCGCCCCGTTCAGCGCCCGCAGCGTCGCCGCCACACCGGGCCGGCCCTCGCCCGTCTCCATGGGCGCCCGGCCGCCGCTTCCGCCGCTGCAGACCGGAAGTGACATCACCGGCCCGCTCGCCCTCCCCGGCTCTCGCAGGCGGCAGGCGGCTGCCATGTTGGGCGCGGCGCGCAGCGCTCCTGGGCGGCCATCTTGGGCGCGGGCGGGTGGGACGGCGCAGGGCGGCCATCTTGGGGGTAACGGGCGCGTGGCCGCCATGATGTGCGTGGCGGGCAGCACAGGGCCGCCATGATGGGTGTGGCGGGCCGGTGTGCCCGGCGCCTGGGGAGCACGGTGGGGTTcggcgggccgggggccggcgggggtGTGTGCCCAGGCACTGCCACCCTCTGCAAAAGCCTCTGGGGGGGCCCCAGCCCCTCACAGGCCCCGGCACAGTCTCACCCCAGCATGGTCTGGCCATGGCAGGGCCAGTGGTGGCACCCTGAGGGGAGGCCACGGGGGCAATCACCGGCATGGCCGAGCGTAGGGTGCTGGGGCTCTCCCCGCACCCCTGGGTTGGGGACCaggggctgctccagcccagagAGGCAGGGGCACCGCTCCGCAGCCCcctcagggctgctcctgcccgtCCCCAGGCGCTGGGGGCCCCAGAACCGAAACCACCAGCACCCGAGCGGAAGCAGGAGCGCCAGAGGCTGTGCCGGGGTTAGACAGGCCCAGGCGGCCGCCGCCACTGCGGAGGAAATGGGCTGCCCAGGGACAATAAGTGCAGCCGAACCGCCGGCAtggcacagcccagctgcaagGCCCAGGCTGTCCCCGGGCTGCTGGGAGCCGCAGGACAGCGAGGGGCCCTGGGAGCGGGTTTGGCAGCCCTGGGCAGTGGTGGGCAGGTGGTTTTGGATGGACCGGAGGGTGTGAGGCAGACAGACCCTGGTTGCGGGCACAGTGACTGGCAGACCCAGGCTTGCCAGTTCAGCCTCGCCACCCACGGGGCCCCCAGCGCTTGGCTGGGGGTGTGACAAGATGGTTGGGGAGCATCATCAGCACTTGCAAGGTGCAGTTTGCCACTGCAGCTGGGCTCTGCGCAGCGAAGGGCAACGAGCAGCTACAGGTGCGTGCCCTGCCGTGCCCTCCTCTGAGCCTGCTCGCTGgcccagctctggctgctctggctgctctgctggccCCAGCGGGAAGGATGGGTGCAAGGAGCTGCCCTCCCACCCAGCACATTAGCAAAGTGCCCCGCTCATCGGCcccaggaggaaggaggtggAAACGATTAGATCGTGCCATCGTGGTCTTGATTacatctgcagagctgagctcctCCACGGCGGTGGTGTCTCAAGCACAGATTAGAAAGAGTGGAGGGCCCACgctgctgcctggctccctGAACagcgcaggcaggcaggcagcgggggCTATTGCTCCCCTCCAGGGCTGCAGTCGAAGCCAGCTCTGATCTGGGGACAGGGGAAAGGGCCCGGCatgcccccagccccgtgccacTGGGCCTGCTTGGTGGGGAGCGGGTATCCAGGAAGCACCAAGCGGGTATCCACGGTGGCAGCAGGGAGCACatgtccctggggagctggggacctccctccctgcccttcccttcctgcGCTCCCCGCAaggcccggggcggggggggccgcTCTGCCCGCAGGGCCCAAACCGGTTCCTCCAGGGCTTGTGTGCACGGGGCGGGGGGCCAGGGCGAGGGCAGATCCTGGCAGCACAGCCTGTTGCATGGGCTCGGCCAGGAACTCGTTTTGGGGCTCCGCAGGCAGCTCTGAAccctgggggctgcagcccgcAGCCAGTGCGAACCCACAGCAGGAGTGGGGACATGTCCCCCAGCTTTAGGGTGGCTGCGTCCCCCCCGGCAGTGCGGGGCCGTGCCACGGCGGGGTGCTCCCTGCACCACCCACAGCCAAGAGGTGATCTGAGAATTGCTGCTCACACCAGACCAACTGCTGACTGTccgcagggcaggagctgcccggGACCCCTGCCCGGCCGGCCGGGGGGGACGCATCGGCGCGGGCTGGGAGCACACTCGAACCTTGTGTCACTGCTCAGGGTGGGGTCCAGGCTGGATCCGTCCCCAGACGTGAGGCCTGGCAGCACGGTGGCCTGGGGGGGGGCTCTCGGAGGTGCCGAAAGAGTTTTGGACAGACACGACATCCCCGATGGCTCTCTGGCTGCCCGCTCAGCGGGAGTGATCGTGTCATTCCAAAGCCGTCTCTCTCCGGAGGACGGATCCTGCCCGGGCACCGCTCGCCCCTGCCGGCactggggggctgcggggggccAGGGAGAGCCTGGCACGCGCCGGCGGCAGCAGGAAGCTCGTGCAGCATCTCGTGACCTGCGCCGGCGCAGGTGGCCACATCCACGCTGCGGCCAGCAGCCGGGGCCGCCACTCGGCACGCTCGCCCCAGCGGTTAGTCCCCAGGAAGCGAGCTGCTATTTTTAGCCATCGGGGGCACGAGACCGCCGGAGAGCCCCCAGACCCAGTGCGGGGGGCTGAGCCGCGAGGCTGGGCACCAGTGATCCCCCATCCCGACACCCCCCCTTCTCCCAGTGTGGCCCCCACACGCTGCCCCGGCCCCATGGAGGGGTTGGAGTGGGGCAAGCGGCTCTTGCCCCGTGCCTGGCCCGGCGTGGGGCGGCAGCGGGCAACGGGGTGGGGGGCGCGTGGGGCGAGGCGGGGGCGGGAGCGCGGGTAACGAAaccccagggcagctgggcGCAGCGGGGACAGCTGCTTTTGGGATTCCGTTGCCCGCGCCGGCGCCGTGGAGGGACGGGGCACGGGGGCGACCGCCGCACCACCCCGACCCTGGGGCGGCCGACGGGCCAAGGGGGGAGAGGGTGACTTACCGCCAGGGACCGGGGCGGAGGAGCTGCGTGGGAGCCGCAGCCAGGCCGGTTGTGGCTGGGGgtgccagcagaggctggggtTGTGCCGCGGGCTCCCCCCGCACCGCGGGCCGGGTGCCAAGGGGAGGGCGGCGCGGCCGAGCCAGAAGGAAACTGCTCCGAACAAAGCCCCggtggggctggagcatctggtgccagcccagcagcccccgGCGGGGCCCGGAAACCCGAGCCGTCCCCGAGGGAGGGCACCCGCCCCGGCACCTGCGCCCGGCGGTGGCACGGCACGGTCCCCGCTGCTTGCCAGCGCCTCCAGCTCTCTGCCGCTCAGCCCCCGTCGAGGAGGCCCTCGGGCACCCGCCATGGGGGGAAGTGAAACCATGTGGGGAACCCCGCTGCCTCCACGCGGTGCTCACGCGGTGCTCGCCAAGGGGGACCCGGGACCCTGCCGTTGACCGAGGGTGCCCGTCTGTGGGGTGCTGGGGATTCCTGACgcctccccaccccagcacgGCATGGCACGGCGGCGGGAAAGGTCCCGTCGCTGACGCCGGGGAGCTTCCCGGTAACCCCAGAGGTGTCGGGGCTCTGGCTGGCCCTGGGTGGGTGGCACAGGGTGGGGGACGtgggtccccagccccagggcaccCCCCTGAGTCCCCAGTcccctgccaccagccccaCCGAGGGTGGCACGGAGGACAGGGGGAAGAGGAACCCGGCAGCCTGCGGTGCTCAGGGCAGGGAAGTCACGGCGACGGCCcgggggggctcagccccggctgGCACCAGCCGCCCCACAGCGGGGCACGCCGTGCCGGGGGCACAGGACCAGGGCAGAGCCGTGCCGGGGGCGCAGCAGGGAGGCCGGGGAGCCGTGCCGagcccggggcagccccggggcacCGGTGGGGCcaggccggggccgggcgcggggaCTGGCGGGCGCCCCGCGACTGCGGGACGGGAGCGTAGCCGAGCCCCGGTCCCgctccctcccgccgcccggcccggccgcccgcgGGGTGGCGGGGACCCGGGACCGGGAGCCGCCCGCTCCCCTCTCACCTCCGGCCCCGCAGCCTCCGGCGCAGCAGCCCGGGCCGGTCCGCGGCCCTCCCGGCGGCGGGGAtcggggccgccccgggcgggACACCCGCGCCGCCGGGGCAGGGCAGCCCGCGGTGCCCCCGGCGCCCCGCACTCGCCgtgccgctccccgccccgccgccgcttTCGGTTTCGCTCCGGCGCCGGCCGCAGCCCGCCCCGGGCGCACCAGGTCGGGGCGGGCCCGGGGGGAGTGGGTGGGGGGCTGGGTGTCCCTCTCCACCGCCCCCCCGGCAGGAGGTTGGAGCCCCGGGGGGGCccgggccggccccgctcccgcccccgGTGCCGCTGTCCCAACCCGGTCAGCGGCGCCGGCGacggccgccagggggcgcaagcggagcggggcggggcgcggcgagGGGGCGGGGCTGCCGTGCGCTTCCGGTGGCGGCGCGGCCATGGCGGTGGCGGCGTTGCGGCTGCTGGGCCCGGCGGCa
This region of Gymnogyps californianus isolate 813 chromosome 13, ASM1813914v2, whole genome shotgun sequence genomic DNA includes:
- the DALRD3 gene encoding LOW QUALITY PROTEIN: DALR anticodon-binding domain-containing protein 3 (The sequence of the model RefSeq protein was modified relative to this genomic sequence to represent the inferred CDS: inserted 1 base in 1 codon), which gives rise to METGEGRPGVAATLRALNGALGRPAALWVKESGARNLRHRDFLAPRAALSAAFPEGQVPADVVAGVTSLGGPGVLSVQGCQETPAGLAVRVRRPEAFRSLLGPLPGPXPCAGAQAGWVVLHCPALHGPAALRPRHLRPLLLADHLAQLLRAQGVGVRLVPALAEEGSREVLRQLRVDWPSGSGGSALPDTVSDLKRALGRSPCATACEQGPGTAALLEDVICKVHLKSFVEQQGLVGYDPNLDVLLVTEGKLRSLAELQQAVVQCMAGGQGSCCSIVHVVSCEEEFQQQQLDLLWRILDPGAHTALQKHLVCGPVKVTNPSSPIGADQYFQLRKRQMYEASVMKYGELAQDEAWTEVIDTLAVAAIRFEMLSTAHRSQITLDLEDSSISTKGTKSGAFVMYNCARLATLFDTYQQAVERGTYPPLPPASELNFSCLREEGEWLLLFNYLLPFPEVLQQAAQLPAPTKGIRITANTETVCKFLIQLSMDFSSYYNRVHVLGEPFPHLFDQMFARLRLLGAVRDVFHSALATLHLPPLSQI